The sequence below is a genomic window from Photobacterium atrarenae.
TCCCACTGTTTGGCTTTTTGGATCATCGGGGTAATGGTTGAGCCCTGGATCAGGATGGAGAACACCACCACTGCATAGGTCATGACCAGGATCATTTCCCGAACATCAATATTTTTTTCCGGGATCACGATGATGCCGGCCGGAATAGCCATCGCCATCGCCAATGCCAGCCCGCCACGCAGGCCACCCCAGGTCAGGATCTTTACTGAGTGCGGGTTATAGTCACGATAGCGCTGGAAGCCGAAGTAGGACAACTGGATGCTCAGGAAGCGGCTGAGCAGGACGAGCGGTACGGCGATGACCATCAGGATCCAGTCTTCTTCGTGGAAGCTGAACTGTAGCATGCTCAGGCCAATCAACAGGAATAGCACCCCATTGAGGAACTCATCGACCAGCTCCCAGAAATGGTCCAGATGATCTTCACTCTCTTTCGAAAAGCCGATAAAACGGGTCCAGTTGCCAATCATGATCCCGGAGACCACCATCGCCAGCGGACCGGAGACATGGATCAGATCGGCAAAGACATAACCGGCTGTTGGGACACCAATGGTCAGCAGTAGCTCCATGGAGTGATCGTCTGTGGCACTGATGAGGTAATGGAACAGTAACCCGAGGAAGAACCCGTAGGCGATGCCGCCAATGGCTTCCTGGATAAACAGCTGGCCGACGCCTAACACGGTTGGTGCTTCGTTACCGAAGGCGATGGTGAACAAGGTGACGAAAATGACCAGGCCAAAGCCATCATTGAAGAGGGACTCGCCTTCAATCTGGGTGGAAATACGGCGCGGTGCATTGAGCTTTTTCACGATGGCCAGAACGGCGATGGGGTCGGTCGGGGAGATAAGGGAGCCGAAAATCAGGCAGTAGATGAGGTCAAAATCAATCCCGATCAACTGGCACATGCCCCAAAGTGAGAAACCGATGAAGAAGGTGGAGAACAGTGTAGCGGCCAGGGCCAGGACGGTGATTTCCCACTTTTGATCTTCCAGGTTGGGGAGCTTGATCCCGAGCCCGCCGGCGAACAGCAAAAAGCCTAAAATCCCTTTGAGCA
It includes:
- a CDS encoding cation:proton antiporter; its protein translation is MSVYSTLCFLAAAAMIIAFINSKIGKMQTTIAITAGALILSLGIVIAGQNGWFHLEEIAASQLGEINFESFLLKGILGFLLFAGGLGIKLPNLEDQKWEITVLALAATLFSTFFIGFSLWGMCQLIGIDFDLIYCLIFGSLISPTDPIAVLAIVKKLNAPRRISTQIEGESLFNDGFGLVIFVTLFTIAFGNEAPTVLGVGQLFIQEAIGGIAYGFFLGLLFHYLISATDDHSMELLLTIGVPTAGYVFADLIHVSGPLAMVVSGIMIGNWTRFIGFSKESEDHLDHFWELVDEFLNGVLFLLIGLSMLQFSFHEEDWILMVIAVPLVLLSRFLSIQLSYFGFQRYRDYNPHSVKILTWGGLRGGLALAMAMAIPAGIIVIPEKNIDVREMILVMTYAVVVFSILIQGSTITPMIQKAKQWEAENK